The DNA segment ATTTTAAATCGCTCGTTTCGCATACGAGTCAATACATCTAAAAAGCGCCATTTTGACTTCAATAAATTTGTTCTGTCAGACTTTAAGCTTACTTCAAAATAATGCTTAATTCCTGCTCGCTCCGCTACAATATCAGGGGTGATACTTATATCACTTCCTTTTTTATTGTACGACTTAGGGGTCTCATAGCCTTCAATATCGGCTTTAATGTTTTCGAATCCTTTGTTTTCTAAATACGTAACGGATTCTTTAAGAACCTCGTCGTTTTCCTGTTTGTCTCTCTGTACCATAACCCATATTATACGAAAATTTAAGCAGTATCACTATTAAAAATATGTTAATAAGTTGGATTAATGGCTTTCTTTTCCTTTTGAAACCACTGTTTTGTTAAAAGGAATTCCTAATTGTGTGAAGATATTCTCGTCATCAATATGATCGGCTAGGTCCACTCCATATTTAATTTTCTTGGTGTCATCATATACGAATGTCCCAAATAATCGGTCCCAAATGGAAAACATATTCCCGAAGTTACTGTCCGTCCAAGGGAGTTGATAATGGTGATGAAACTTATGCATATTAGGTGTTACAAATACATAGCTAATTCCTTTATCCAACCAAGCAGGCAGACTGATATTAGCGTGCGTCCAATACGTAAAAAGTACACTTAAAATACGATAGAATAAATAAAAAGCGATTGGCATGCCCATAATGACGACGGCAATGAGGGCAAACGTTTCACGGATAATAAAATCAAATGGATGATGGCGGGTTCCTGTGGTAGCGTCTACATGTTTATCGCTGTGATGTACAATATGCAGCCGCCACATTGCTGGAACTTTGTGCAACAAGTAATGCACACCGTATTGCGCTATAAAATCCAATACTAAAAGTGACAATAACAATTCAACAAAAATAGGTGCTTCAAAAAGGTGTAATAAGCCAAATTGCGAATCGTTCAGCCAAATGAAAATAGCTGCGGTAGCAATACCGAAAACGGCGTTGATAACCATGACAAAAGCCAGTAAAATAAGATTGGTTTTGGCGTGCTTCCACTTCTTATACTTTAAGTTTATTAAACTGTAGTACCCTTCTAACACCCAAAATAACGCCAACACAAAAAATACCCAGGCGGCTTTCATCCAGATAGGCATGGTTTCAAAAAAGGTTAAGAAGTCTTGCATGGAGTATTAAATATACGGTTCTCTTGGTTTCGATACAATTTTGAAAGGCTTTTTGCCTTTC comes from the Marixanthomonas ophiurae genome and includes:
- a CDS encoding sterol desaturase family protein, translating into MQDFLTFFETMPIWMKAAWVFFVLALFWVLEGYYSLINLKYKKWKHAKTNLILLAFVMVINAVFGIATAAIFIWLNDSQFGLLHLFEAPIFVELLLSLLVLDFIAQYGVHYLLHKVPAMWRLHIVHHSDKHVDATTGTRHHPFDFIIRETFALIAVVIMGMPIAFYLFYRILSVLFTYWTHANISLPAWLDKGISYVFVTPNMHKFHHHYQLPWTDSNFGNMFSIWDRLFGTFVYDDTKKIKYGVDLADHIDDENIFTQLGIPFNKTVVSKGKESH